One window from the genome of Natrialba magadii ATCC 43099 encodes:
- a CDS encoding S8 family serine peptidase: MQPERRDTRSRRSILRGAGAVGGLIGATGLSSATPGRSPGPKQTELLVGINDEYARSSANGTERTAREAVPADATVVHSNEQLEYVAIEVPAELPSEAVEHVRDVLDSNDAIEYVEENATLQSLYTPNDPYYDSQHAPQQVNCEDAWAETLGDEDVTIAVVDQGVEYEHENLSGNVDDRIGEVFVGRGSDPGPLSRGDTHGTLVAGIAAGETGNGTGQAGISNCSLLAARALDEQGQGALSDIADAIQWAADEGVDVINLSLGSSSGLWTLENACEYATERGCLVVAAAGNSGGSVMYPAAYDDVLAVSALTSRDRLASFSNRGPEIDLAAPGQNLLSTTLNDGYDRISGTSAAAPVVAGVAGLVRSVYPGLSSSALREHLRETAVDVGLRSAAQGAGRVDAGNAVTTVPEGYDGPDERDGDTDEDEEDDEDDEETDTDGHLLSFVTEPEASFADYEFTATGPVEFTTAPGQTPSGGTIEGGTYAAEDYIEEDDETWHAGGVTGGGQGDAFSVEGAITSIEVGQPDVMWVELDGERLSPEEVIEETTGDDTDETDGGEEDESDETDETDEPQCGDETNTARVEGDLDGSGWWPDTARWQYTPQTENPCELTLTVDGPSGADVELYMTRDGRRPTQWDADESATATGDTQSLTTALESDDTVRILITATGGSGTYELEIVEQGY; the protein is encoded by the coding sequence ATGCAACCAGAACGACGCGATACGCGAAGTCGTCGGTCGATACTCAGGGGTGCTGGGGCCGTCGGTGGACTGATCGGAGCCACCGGTCTCTCGAGTGCCACGCCCGGTCGCAGCCCCGGGCCGAAACAGACAGAACTGCTTGTCGGGATCAACGACGAGTACGCCCGCAGTTCAGCAAACGGTACCGAACGAACAGCGCGCGAAGCGGTGCCGGCCGATGCGACGGTCGTTCACTCGAACGAGCAACTCGAGTACGTCGCCATCGAGGTGCCGGCGGAACTCCCATCGGAGGCGGTCGAACACGTTCGCGACGTGCTCGACTCGAACGACGCAATCGAGTACGTCGAGGAGAACGCGACGCTGCAGTCGCTGTACACGCCGAACGACCCGTACTACGACAGCCAGCACGCGCCACAGCAGGTCAACTGCGAGGACGCCTGGGCAGAGACGCTCGGTGACGAAGACGTCACGATCGCAGTCGTCGACCAGGGAGTCGAATACGAGCACGAGAACCTGTCCGGAAACGTCGACGATCGAATCGGCGAGGTCTTCGTCGGCCGGGGAAGTGATCCCGGGCCACTCTCGAGAGGCGACACGCACGGGACGCTCGTTGCCGGCATCGCCGCCGGCGAAACGGGGAACGGAACGGGACAGGCGGGAATCAGCAACTGCTCACTGCTCGCCGCACGCGCGCTCGACGAGCAGGGTCAGGGTGCGCTTTCGGACATTGCCGATGCAATTCAGTGGGCAGCAGACGAGGGAGTCGACGTGATCAACCTCTCGCTGGGAAGTTCTAGCGGGCTGTGGACGCTCGAGAACGCCTGTGAGTACGCCACCGAACGGGGCTGTCTCGTCGTCGCAGCGGCCGGCAACAGCGGCGGCAGCGTCATGTACCCGGCTGCATACGACGACGTGCTGGCCGTCTCGGCGCTCACGTCGCGCGACAGGCTCGCGTCGTTCTCGAACCGTGGCCCCGAGATCGATCTTGCCGCACCCGGCCAGAACCTCCTCTCGACGACGCTCAACGACGGCTACGACCGAATCTCCGGCACATCGGCGGCCGCGCCCGTCGTCGCCGGCGTCGCCGGACTGGTCCGGTCTGTCTATCCGGGGCTCTCGAGTAGCGCGCTGCGCGAGCACCTGCGGGAGACAGCAGTCGATGTCGGCCTCAGGTCAGCCGCACAGGGTGCTGGCCGCGTCGATGCTGGGAACGCAGTCACGACAGTGCCGGAGGGGTACGACGGGCCAGATGAACGAGATGGCGACACAGATGAGGATGAAGAGGACGACGAGGATGACGAGGAGACAGACACCGACGGTCATCTGCTCTCGTTCGTTACCGAGCCAGAGGCATCGTTTGCAGACTACGAATTCACCGCGACGGGTCCGGTCGAGTTCACGACCGCCCCTGGACAGACGCCCTCCGGAGGCACCATCGAGGGAGGCACGTACGCCGCGGAGGACTACATCGAGGAAGACGACGAAACCTGGCATGCCGGCGGCGTGACTGGCGGCGGACAGGGTGATGCCTTCAGCGTCGAGGGTGCGATCACCTCGATCGAGGTCGGCCAGCCAGACGTGATGTGGGTGGAACTCGACGGCGAGCGGCTATCACCCGAGGAGGTTATCGAGGAGACGACGGGCGACGATACGGACGAAACGGACGGGGGAGAGGAAGACGAGAGCGACGAGACCGACGAGACCGACGAGCCACAGTGTGGCGACGAAACCAACACCGCCCGCGTCGAGGGCGACCTCGACGGCAGCGGCTGGTGGCCCGACACCGCGCGCTGGCAATACACGCCGCAGACGGAGAACCCGTGCGAACTGACGCTGACCGTCGACGGACCGTCCGGTGCCGACGTTGAACTCTACATGACGCGTGACGGGCGGCGACCGACCCAGTGGGACGCCGACGAGTCTGCCACCGCCACCGGCGACACGCAGTCACTCACGACGGCCCTCGAGTCCGACGACACGGTTCGGATTCTCATCACTGCGACGGGCGGGAGTGGAACGTACGAACTCGAAATTGTCGAACAGGGCTACTGA
- the nep gene encoding halolysin-like extracellular serine protease Nep translates to MTRDTNSNVGRRSVLKAASALGAFLGLGGVASATPGREPGPKKDEIIVGVSERVSSTEATVESKIPTNAEIVHTNETLGYVAVKFPSNAAEQARENFKRNVLQEDDIEYAEDNATYETLEVPNDPMYGQQYAPQQVNCEGAWAETYGDDDVVISVVDQGIQYDHENLAENMDGSVSDYGYDFVDDDGDPYPVSAGENHGTHVGGIAAGGTNNDTGHAGISNCSMLSARALGDGGGGSLSDIADAIQWSADQGADIINMSLGGGGFSETLDNACQYAYDEGTLLVAAAGNDHGGSVSYPAAYDSVMAVSSLDEGETLSSFSNVGPEIELAAPGGNVLSAVNWDDYDSLSGTSMASPVAAGVAGLALSAHPGLSNDELRDHLHDTAVDIGLSDDEQGYGRVDAELAVTTDPDNGDDDDDDDDDEDDPGDGECGDETNTATADGELSGGWGGNPSDTYSYELSTDNPCHATVTLDGPSSGATFDLFLTLDGRTPTTSDYDRRSYNWGADEEIEVDLDGDEELGILVDRYDGSGSYTLTIEELGS, encoded by the coding sequence ATGACACGTGATACCAATAGTAATGTCGGGCGGCGATCAGTACTGAAAGCAGCAAGCGCACTGGGGGCCTTCCTGGGACTCGGGGGAGTTGCCAGCGCAACACCGGGACGCGAGCCCGGCCCCAAAAAGGACGAAATCATCGTCGGCGTTTCCGAACGCGTCTCGAGTACCGAGGCGACGGTCGAATCGAAGATTCCGACGAACGCGGAAATTGTCCACACGAACGAGACCCTCGGCTACGTTGCAGTCAAGTTCCCGAGCAACGCTGCCGAGCAGGCACGCGAGAATTTCAAACGGAACGTTCTCCAGGAGGACGACATCGAGTACGCAGAGGACAACGCAACCTACGAGACCCTGGAAGTCCCGAACGACCCGATGTACGGCCAGCAGTACGCGCCACAGCAGGTCAACTGTGAGGGTGCCTGGGCGGAGACCTACGGCGATGACGACGTCGTCATTTCAGTCGTCGACCAGGGGATCCAGTACGACCACGAGAACCTCGCGGAGAACATGGACGGCAGCGTTTCTGACTACGGATACGACTTCGTCGACGATGACGGTGACCCGTACCCAGTCAGTGCCGGTGAAAATCACGGGACACACGTCGGCGGAATCGCCGCTGGCGGGACCAACAACGACACTGGACACGCCGGCATCAGCAACTGTTCGATGCTTTCAGCACGCGCGCTCGGCGACGGTGGCGGTGGGTCACTTTCAGACATCGCCGACGCAATTCAGTGGTCTGCAGACCAGGGTGCAGATATCATCAACATGTCTCTCGGTGGTGGTGGCTTCAGTGAGACGCTCGACAACGCCTGCCAGTACGCCTACGACGAAGGAACCCTGCTCGTTGCCGCAGCAGGGAACGACCACGGCGGCAGCGTCTCCTACCCGGCGGCCTACGACAGCGTCATGGCTGTCTCCTCGCTCGATGAGGGAGAAACGCTCTCGTCGTTCTCGAACGTCGGGCCGGAGATCGAGCTCGCCGCACCCGGTGGAAACGTCCTTTCGGCAGTCAACTGGGACGACTATGACTCGCTGTCGGGAACCTCGATGGCATCACCAGTTGCCGCCGGTGTCGCTGGGCTTGCACTGTCGGCCCATCCAGGGCTCTCGAACGACGAACTCCGGGACCATCTCCACGACACCGCCGTTGACATCGGCCTCTCCGACGACGAGCAAGGATATGGCCGAGTGGACGCCGAACTGGCCGTCACTACGGATCCAGACAACGGTGACGACGATGATGACGATGACGACGACGAGGACGATCCAGGTGACGGAGAATGTGGTGACGAGACGAACACCGCAACCGCCGACGGCGAACTTAGCGGCGGCTGGGGCGGCAACCCGAGTGACACCTACAGCTACGAACTGTCGACGGACAACCCGTGTCACGCAACCGTCACACTCGACGGCCCATCGTCAGGTGCCACCTTTGACCTCTTCCTGACGCTCGACGGCCGCACGCCGACGACAAGCGACTACGACCGCCGCTCGTACAACTGGGGCGCGGACGAAGAAATCGAGGTCGACTTAGACGGCGACGAGGAACTCGGCATCCTCGTCGACCGCTACGACGGCAGCGGTTCCTACACGCTCACCATCGAAGAACTGGGCTCCTAA
- a CDS encoding DUF5822 domain-containing protein produces the protein MPDPVETTTPDGVDYGWVMQMTFVLTILIGAPIVALLSLNVELPTWGSRAEFAIRVGAVIWLVVSISVFLYAKRAQR, from the coding sequence GTGCCAGACCCCGTCGAAACCACCACGCCCGACGGCGTCGATTACGGGTGGGTGATGCAGATGACGTTCGTCCTTACGATCCTGATCGGGGCACCGATCGTCGCGTTGCTTTCGCTGAACGTAGAGCTGCCGACGTGGGGGTCGCGAGCCGAGTTTGCGATCCGCGTCGGTGCAGTCATCTGGCTGGTCGTCTCGATTTCGGTATTTCTGTACGCGAAGCGCGCACAACGCTAA
- a CDS encoding HAD family hydrolase, whose amino-acid sequence MRPPLLHRTVTEYDAIVYDLDGTLVDLDVDWNAVAADVKALYADSNVEPPSDDLWAMLEWAANAGLADAVEEAIAAHERAGAPTSPRLAHADELANGMATTPVGVCSLNCEAACRRALESHGLVSAVDVIVGRDTVETQKPDPEPLLVAVDELGVEPSDAVFVGDSARDEQTARRAGVEFEYVGDGPSGV is encoded by the coding sequence ATGCGCCCGCCACTCCTTCACAGAACTGTGACCGAGTACGACGCGATCGTCTACGATCTGGATGGCACGCTCGTCGATCTCGACGTCGACTGGAACGCCGTCGCTGCAGACGTCAAAGCACTCTATGCCGACTCCAACGTCGAACCGCCGAGTGACGACCTCTGGGCCATGCTCGAGTGGGCAGCCAACGCTGGTCTCGCGGATGCCGTCGAAGAAGCCATCGCAGCCCACGAGCGTGCCGGCGCACCGACCTCACCCCGACTCGCGCACGCGGACGAACTTGCAAACGGTATGGCGACCACGCCTGTCGGCGTCTGCTCGCTCAACTGCGAGGCTGCCTGCCGACGGGCACTCGAGTCCCACGGGCTCGTGTCGGCGGTGGACGTGATCGTTGGCCGTGACACAGTCGAGACGCAGAAGCCGGATCCGGAGCCGTTGCTCGTTGCGGTCGACGAACTCGGTGTCGAACCGTCAGATGCAGTCTTTGTCGGCGATTCGGCGCGGGACGAGCAGACGGCCAGGCGAGCCGGCGTCGAGTTCGAGTACGTGGGCGACGGCCCGTCGGGTGTCTGA
- a CDS encoding HAD family hydrolase — protein MERYDLVYRLYDEYDTTTLREYQEFVDIFPAVDSRVALEHWQDANDELESRKNEIRSDFAAGETFAEIAAHTTRDQAFTALDLEAKYGRAVNVLVLDVDETLRSAGGTDNEIPRETLHVLTEFHEAGIPIVICTGQTLENVKGFAIQGLGSEIVHSGDLSIVYEAGTGVFTPGHGADTKQLLYEDLDDEIRDVFDDVRSRVLPDAPADLRRGCHLQGNEFNVTMKPNYETGSTQAREIIDKALVYVLELLAESVGSILAFDGGDQTVEAENGTIELEGESITDWTHTFYADQDSEIRAVLESEGAYPDLDPAAVPGDLAAVLDRIDVAYYEADAAEIGSLELNKVVGVERALDVLDITDPFALVMGDSKSDLRVMRWADENESGIAAAPEHASRDTLEHVLGTDELVFDRGRSVDVLRTVSALNQLARLE, from the coding sequence ATGGAACGATACGACCTCGTCTACCGCCTCTACGACGAGTACGACACCACCACGTTACGGGAGTACCAGGAGTTCGTCGACATCTTTCCTGCCGTCGACTCGCGAGTCGCACTCGAGCACTGGCAGGATGCAAACGACGAACTCGAGTCGCGCAAGAACGAGATCCGCAGTGACTTCGCAGCGGGCGAGACGTTTGCAGAGATTGCAGCACACACGACTCGCGATCAGGCGTTTACGGCGCTCGATCTGGAGGCCAAGTACGGCCGCGCGGTGAACGTACTCGTCCTCGACGTCGACGAGACGCTGCGCTCGGCCGGCGGCACGGACAATGAGATCCCCCGCGAGACGCTGCACGTGCTGACGGAGTTTCACGAAGCCGGGATCCCGATCGTCATCTGTACGGGCCAGACCTTAGAGAACGTCAAGGGCTTTGCGATCCAGGGGCTGGGCAGCGAAATCGTCCACTCGGGCGACCTCTCGATCGTCTACGAGGCGGGCACGGGCGTCTTCACGCCGGGCCATGGCGCTGACACGAAACAACTGCTCTACGAGGATCTGGACGACGAAATTCGGGACGTGTTCGACGACGTGCGCTCGCGCGTCCTGCCCGACGCACCCGCGGATCTGCGGCGGGGCTGTCACCTGCAGGGCAACGAATTCAACGTGACGATGAAGCCGAACTACGAAACCGGCTCTACCCAGGCCCGCGAGATCATCGACAAAGCACTGGTCTACGTACTCGAGTTACTCGCAGAGTCGGTGGGTTCGATACTCGCGTTCGACGGCGGAGACCAGACAGTCGAGGCCGAAAACGGCACCATCGAACTCGAGGGCGAGTCAATCACCGACTGGACGCATACCTTCTACGCCGATCAGGATTCCGAGATTCGAGCCGTTCTGGAGAGCGAAGGCGCGTACCCAGACCTCGATCCAGCTGCCGTTCCCGGCGACCTCGCAGCCGTACTCGATCGAATCGACGTCGCCTACTACGAGGCCGACGCCGCCGAAATCGGTAGCCTCGAACTCAACAAAGTCGTCGGCGTCGAACGCGCACTCGACGTACTCGACATCACAGATCCGTTCGCGCTCGTTATGGGCGACTCCAAGAGCGATCTGCGAGTCATGCGCTGGGCTGACGAGAACGAGTCCGGTATCGCCGCCGCCCCAGAACACGCCTCACGGGACACCTTAGAGCACGTCCTCGGTACGGACGAACTCGTCTTCGACCGCGGTCGCAGCGTCGACGTGTTGCGAACTGTGTCCGCACTCAATCAGCTAGCCCGACTCGAGTAG
- the gfcR gene encoding transcriptional regulator GfcR, whose product MKNVDDLIESAAELAARGLSKGEIADELNVSRETASWLVERSDATTQSESDDGAVDTASTTDTATENGSRPQDIHVDWSAIGRDSKRLSHVAAAMADLLAKHGEDVDLTIGIEKAGGPVATLVARELETDLGTYTPSKHQWEEGDIENLGGTFSRNFAGIRNRECYIVDDTITSGTTMRETIEAIRAEGGEPLACVVLADKQGIEEIEGVPVYSLLQVISVGTDE is encoded by the coding sequence ATGAAAAACGTCGACGATCTCATCGAGAGCGCTGCCGAGCTGGCTGCGCGCGGGCTTTCGAAGGGCGAAATCGCAGACGAACTGAACGTCTCCCGCGAAACTGCAAGCTGGCTCGTCGAGCGCAGTGATGCGACGACGCAGTCGGAGTCAGACGACGGCGCAGTTGACACTGCATCGACGACGGATACCGCCACGGAGAACGGAAGCCGTCCACAGGACATTCACGTCGACTGGTCCGCGATCGGTCGCGACAGCAAGCGGCTGAGCCACGTCGCTGCTGCGATGGCCGACCTGCTCGCCAAACACGGCGAGGACGTCGACCTGACGATCGGAATCGAGAAGGCCGGCGGCCCGGTCGCCACGCTCGTTGCGCGGGAACTCGAGACGGATCTCGGCACGTACACGCCTTCGAAACATCAGTGGGAAGAAGGTGATATCGAGAACCTCGGTGGGACGTTTTCCCGGAACTTCGCCGGAATCCGCAACCGCGAGTGCTACATCGTCGACGACACCATTACGAGCGGGACGACGATGCGCGAGACGATCGAAGCGATTCGCGCGGAAGGTGGCGAGCCGCTTGCCTGTGTCGTGCTCGCGGATAAGCAGGGGATCGAGGAAATCGAAGGTGTGCCGGTGTACTCACTCTTGCAGGTTATCAGCGTCGGCACAGACGAGTAA
- a CDS encoding alpha/beta fold hydrolase: METVSHQGRETAYEVSDRGGDGPTICFVHGSGGTRAVWKSQHRLADQCPVVTLDLSGHGDSDNIDAGAGYTTLSAYADDVIAVATETDADVLVGNSLGGAVVMHILLERGDEYSPDAVVLTGTGARLGVLEDLRNWLENDFERAVEFLHGPDCFFHDADSDLAAYSSDQLRASEQAVTQRDFETCHTFDVRDELGGIDVPTLVVYGEHDKLTPPQYHEFLVEEIDDARSVELEDAAHMAMLEQPAAFNEAVREFVASTVE; this comes from the coding sequence ATGGAGACGGTATCACACCAGGGCCGGGAGACGGCCTACGAGGTTTCTGATCGGGGTGGGGATGGACCGACGATCTGTTTTGTCCACGGAAGCGGCGGCACGCGAGCAGTCTGGAAATCCCAGCACCGCCTCGCGGATCAGTGTCCCGTCGTTACCCTCGATCTGAGTGGCCACGGCGACTCCGACAATATCGATGCGGGTGCCGGTTACACGACCCTCTCGGCCTACGCCGACGACGTCATCGCCGTCGCGACCGAAACCGACGCCGACGTCCTCGTCGGGAACTCACTCGGCGGTGCCGTCGTCATGCACATCCTCCTCGAACGCGGCGACGAGTACAGCCCCGATGCCGTCGTCCTCACCGGCACCGGTGCCCGCCTCGGCGTCCTCGAGGACCTCCGCAACTGGCTCGAAAACGACTTCGAGCGTGCCGTCGAATTCCTCCACGGCCCGGACTGTTTCTTCCACGATGCCGACAGCGACCTGGCGGCGTACTCGAGTGACCAGCTGCGCGCGTCCGAGCAGGCGGTTACACAGCGCGATTTCGAGACGTGCCATACGTTCGACGTGCGCGACGAACTCGGTGGGATCGACGTGCCGACGCTGGTTGTCTACGGCGAGCACGACAAGCTAACGCCGCCGCAGTATCACGAGTTTCTGGTGGAGGAGATCGACGATGCTCGGTCGGTCGAACTCGAGGACGCGGCACATATGGCGATGCTCGAACAGCCGGCGGCGTTCAACGAGGCGGTTCGTGAGTTCGTCGCGTCGACCGTGGAGTAG
- a CDS encoding NYN domain-containing protein: MFDRVRARLAPDTDSHREPAVGLFVDGPNVFRDEFDVDLDDLRDVAGGLGRVGVIRLYLDEHATPGLIQAAEARGFEVVITSGDVDVKLAVDATALSTDQTIDTLAIASRDTDFKPVLEHAAAQGIETIAIAPGSHGRSDALQNAADEAITLGS, encoded by the coding sequence ATGTTTGACCGCGTTCGCGCCCGTCTCGCTCCCGATACCGACTCCCACCGCGAGCCAGCCGTTGGGCTGTTCGTCGACGGGCCGAACGTCTTCCGCGACGAGTTCGACGTCGATCTCGACGACCTTCGGGACGTTGCCGGCGGCCTCGGACGCGTCGGCGTGATCAGGCTCTATCTCGACGAACACGCCACGCCAGGGCTCATTCAGGCGGCTGAAGCGCGCGGCTTCGAGGTCGTCATCACGAGCGGCGACGTCGACGTGAAACTGGCTGTCGACGCGACTGCGCTCTCGACCGACCAAACGATAGACACGCTCGCGATCGCCTCGCGCGATACCGACTTCAAACCCGTTCTGGAACACGCGGCGGCGCAGGGAATCGAGACGATCGCAATCGCACCCGGTTCTCACGGGCGCTCTGATGCGTTGCAAAACGCGGCAGATGAGGCGATAACGCTTGGTTCGTGA
- a CDS encoding glutamate--cysteine ligase, with amino-acid sequence MERGSPDSFTRMGTLGIEEECFVVDEHGRPTSGTDELVYEHDPPEILADRLDHELFKFVIETQTPLIEDPSNAREVLLEIRRALVDHAEHHGFQIAAAGLHPLARWRELEHAEKPRYRAQLDRIQYPQHRNTTAGVHVHVGVDDADKAVWIANELRWYVPIMLALSANSPYWNGFDTGLQSARAKLFEGLPNTGMPTYFEDYEDFDRFERRMLATDSINDRGELWYDVRPHTAHGTVELRTPDGQADPDLVMAFVEYAHALVEALAEEYEDGTPNSRHRRELLDENKWRALRYGHDASFIDRDLEGTVDLGEVVDRECNRLGIDGIRQVYERESGAERQRRLLASGGPDELCGSLLLGTE; translated from the coding sequence ATGGAACGCGGGTCGCCGGATTCGTTTACGCGCATGGGCACGCTGGGGATCGAAGAGGAGTGTTTCGTCGTCGACGAGCACGGTCGACCCACGAGCGGCACCGACGAACTCGTCTACGAACACGACCCTCCCGAAATCCTCGCCGACCGACTCGACCACGAACTGTTCAAGTTCGTTATCGAGACACAGACACCGCTCATCGAGGATCCCAGCAACGCTCGTGAGGTGCTCCTCGAGATCCGCCGTGCACTCGTCGACCACGCCGAGCACCACGGCTTCCAGATCGCCGCCGCAGGCCTCCACCCCCTCGCGCGCTGGCGTGAACTCGAGCACGCCGAAAAGCCACGCTATCGCGCGCAACTCGATCGCATCCAGTATCCACAGCATCGCAACACTACCGCCGGCGTCCACGTCCACGTGGGTGTCGACGACGCCGATAAGGCCGTCTGGATCGCCAACGAACTACGCTGGTACGTTCCGATCATGCTCGCGCTCTCGGCGAACTCGCCGTACTGGAACGGGTTCGACACCGGCCTGCAGTCCGCGCGCGCGAAACTGTTCGAGGGCCTGCCGAACACCGGTATGCCAACCTATTTCGAGGATTACGAGGACTTCGACCGCTTCGAGCGCCGAATGCTCGCCACCGACTCGATCAACGACCGGGGTGAACTCTGGTACGACGTGCGCCCGCACACCGCACACGGCACCGTCGAACTCCGAACACCGGACGGCCAGGCTGATCCTGATCTCGTGATGGCGTTCGTCGAGTACGCCCACGCGCTCGTCGAGGCGCTTGCCGAGGAGTACGAAGACGGCACCCCGAACTCCCGTCATCGGCGCGAACTGCTCGACGAGAACAAGTGGCGCGCGCTACGCTACGGCCACGACGCCTCGTTCATCGACCGCGACCTCGAGGGCACCGTCGATCTCGGCGAGGTCGTCGACCGCGAGTGCAACCGACTCGGTATCGACGGCATCAGACAGGTCTACGAGCGCGAAAGCGGTGCAGAAAGACAGCGCCGGCTACTCGCGTCCGGTGGGCCGGACGAACTGTGTGGATCACTATTGCTTGGTACGGAATAA
- the panB gene encoding 3-methyl-2-oxobutanoate hydroxymethyltransferase has product MTTVRDVTAKAGDEPITMLTAYDAPTADIVDDAGVDIILVGDSLGNTSLGHDTTLPVTVDDMARHVGAVTRATDDALVVADMPFLSFGVDEATSIENAGRMLKEEGADAVKLECGPHTVDLTEKLVQLGIPVMAHLGLTPQHVNQYGGYPRQGTDQAAAAQILDLAREHEAAGAFALVLEHIPSNLAAEVTAALETPTIGIGAGPECDGQVLVVDDAVGLSGWSPSFAKQFGSVREEMESAVGDYVEAVESGSFPADEHSHESADLDEIY; this is encoded by the coding sequence ATGACCACTGTCCGGGACGTGACCGCCAAGGCAGGCGACGAACCGATCACGATGCTGACCGCCTACGACGCGCCGACCGCCGATATCGTCGACGACGCCGGTGTCGACATCATCCTCGTCGGCGATAGCCTCGGCAACACGTCGCTCGGCCACGATACCACACTCCCCGTCACCGTCGACGACATGGCCCGCCACGTCGGCGCTGTCACCCGCGCAACCGACGACGCACTCGTCGTCGCCGACATGCCGTTTCTCTCCTTCGGCGTCGACGAGGCCACGAGCATCGAAAACGCCGGCCGCATGCTCAAAGAGGAAGGAGCTGATGCGGTCAAACTCGAGTGCGGTCCGCACACGGTCGACCTCACCGAGAAGCTGGTCCAGCTTGGGATTCCGGTGATGGCCCACCTCGGGCTGACGCCACAGCACGTCAACCAGTATGGCGGCTACCCCCGGCAAGGGACGGATCAGGCGGCTGCAGCGCAGATCCTCGACCTCGCGCGCGAGCACGAGGCGGCCGGCGCGTTCGCGCTGGTACTCGAGCACATCCCGTCGAATCTCGCTGCCGAGGTGACGGCTGCACTCGAGACGCCGACGATCGGGATCGGTGCCGGTCCCGAGTGTGATGGACAGGTGCTCGTGGTCGACGACGCAGTCGGCCTGAGCGGGTGGTCGCCGTCGTTCGCGAAGCAGTTTGGCTCGGTTCGTGAGGAGATGGAGTCGGCTGTGGGTGACTACGTCGAAGCGGTCGAATCTGGCTCGTTCCCGGCGGACGAGCACAGCCACGAGTCGGCGGATCTGGACGAGATTTACTGA